In one window of Gymnogyps californianus isolate 813 unplaced genomic scaffold, ASM1813914v2 HiC_scaffold_41, whole genome shotgun sequence DNA:
- the LOC127028759 gene encoding uncharacterized protein LOC127028759, translated as MFSGRPETFPCRNNGAREVIRILLKEITPQIARVGPYVVKRVGQQRLLFNPSWSLKRVELSMQINISAVKPACSPFVSASYTGWLAWLHGQSLTLPNRVKRNVTDILGTGLGVLNSIDAEVLANKLSTATHDLKKLEHPLQSSLSALGTHQWLLSDILPQWERVNEKDHQLIIDVLGIAQNNISLALSCIQAQLWVQYTIAAIVREGEDGTLPTEIRKIIWEKATAFEREFQSWWYLGNFTHNPIDNKATAFVVTIQNASVKTIYPIVALGLNHNGTVLYPLEHRVWAQRDNNKWQTVEVDACMVREQQGFICESNTIKAQDICLDTEQNVCHFEIHPKEIPGTVLIYIGKGCVCIRTLCNFIVVDNITVGINNHSNTCICNFTNIIGCDFNYSAPVTTYQLIQSNYTLVKDLLLTPIGMDLTLVKKNFYNIMIYASCWNVPEKRDKGL; from the coding sequence aTGTTTTCCGGACggcctgagactttcccttgtcgcaacaatggggctagggaagtaattaggatattactaaaggaaataaccccccagatagctagagttggaccatatgtcgttaaaagggttggacaacaacgacttttgtttaatccatcatggtccctcaaacgggtagaactatcaatgcagattaatatctctgcagttaaaccagcctgttcaccattcgTAAGTGcgtcctatacaggatggttagcatggttacatgggcagtctcttacccttccaaatcgagtaaaaagaaatgtaactgatatcctagggacaggattgggagtcttaaacagcatagatgctgaagtacttgcaaacaaactcagtacagccacacatgatctaaaaaaactagaacatccattgcaatcctccctgtcagctttaggaactcatcaatggctgttgtctgatatattgcctcaatgggaaagggttaatgaaaaggaccaccaattaATCATAGATGTacttggtatagcccaaaataatatttcGCTAGCTCTTAGTTGCATCCAagctcaactgtgggtgcaatatacaatagcagcaattgtaagagaaggtgaagatggcaccttacctactgaaattcggaaaataatctgggaaaaggcaactgcatttgaaagagaattccaatcatggtggtatctgggcaatttcactcacaatcctatcgataacaaagccacggcctttgttgtaaccatacagaatgcatcggtaaaaaccatctacccgaTCGTTGCGTTAGGCTTAAATCACAATGGGACTGTACTTTATCCACtagagcatagagtatgggcacaacgagacaataacaaatggcagactgttgaagttgatgcatgtatggtacgggaacaacagggatttatttgcgaaagtaataccatcaaagctcaagacatttgtcttgacactgagcaaaatgtttgtcacttcgagatacatccaaaagaaatccctggaactgtactcatatacattgggaaaggatgtgtgtgtataagaactctatgtaattttatagtcgtagataatattactgttgggataaataatcactcaaatacttgcatttgtaactttactaacattataggatgtgatttcaactattcagctccggttacgacttatcagctaatacaatccaattatactttagttaaggatctattgcttactcccattgggatggatctcacactggtgaaaaaaaatttttacaacataatgatctacgccagttgctggaacgtgcccgagaagagggacaaaggactttaa